The following are encoded together in the Lepidochelys kempii isolate rLepKem1 chromosome 7, rLepKem1.hap2, whole genome shotgun sequence genome:
- the LOC140915106 gene encoding uncharacterized protein, whose product MIQFCGDLESYFQCLRLKEYFQYTSEQHTNPQRPPYQHNKKKDSRWTPPEGRNSRLDFYIECFRRRAWAEIVEKQHHLPHNLSRAEHNAIRSLRNNSDIIIKKADKGGAVVIMNRSEYEQEAARQLSNTTFYKPLPSDPTESYQKKLQHLLKKLPEKAQDQICTDTPLEPRPGIFYLLPKIHKPGNPGRPIISGIVTLTAGLSGYIDSLLRPYATSTPSYLRDTTDFLRKLQSIGDLPDNTILATMDVEALFTNILHKDGLQAIKNTIPDNVTANLVAELCDFVLTHNYSTFGDNVYLQISGTAMGSRMAPQYANIFMADLEQRLLSSRPLTPLLYLCYIDDIFIIWTHGKEAPEEFHHDFNNFHPTSTSAWSSPHKRSTSWILQ is encoded by the coding sequence atgatacagttctgtggtgacctagaatcctattttcaatgtctccgactcaaggaatatttccaatatacctctgaacaacatactaatccacagagacctccctaccaacacaacaaaaagaaggattctaggtggactcctcctgaaggtcgaaacagcagactggacttctacatagagtgcttccgccgacgtgcatgggctgaaattgtggaaaagcagcatcacttgccccataacctcagccgtgcggaacacaatgccatccgcagcctcagaaacaactctgacatcataatcaaaaaggctgacaaaggaggtgctgttgtcatcatgaataggtcggaatatgaacaagaggctgctcggcagctctccaacaccactttctacaagccattaccctctgatcccactgagagttaccaaaagaagctacagcatttgctcaagaaactccctgaaaaagcacaagatcaaatctgcacagacacacccctggaaccccgacctgggatattctatctgctacccaagatccataaacctggaaatcctgggcgccccatcatctcaggcattgtcactctgacagcaggattgtctggctatatagactccctcctcaggccctacgctaccagcactcccagctaccttcgagacaccactgacttcctgaggaaactacaatccatcggtgaccttcctgataacaccatcctggccactatggatgtagaagccctcttcaccaacattctacacaaagatggactacaagccatcaagaacactatccccgataatgtcacggctaacctggtggctgaactttgtgactttgtcctcacccataactactccacatttggagacaatgtataccttcaaatcagcggcactgctatgggttcccgcatggccccacagtatgccaacatttttatggctgacttagaacaacgcttactcagctctcgtcccctaacacccctactctacttgtgctacattgatgacatcttcatcatctggacccatggaaaagaagcccctgaggaattccaccatgatttcaacaatttccatcccacatcaacctcagcctggtccagtccacacaagagatccacttcctggatactacagtga